Part of the Caulifigura coniformis genome, TGCCATCGACACTGCTCCAGAGGTGGACGATGCCATCGGAGTGGCCGGTGGCGATGAACAGACCATCCACCGAGATGGCGGCGGAGATAATCTGGAGTTCGGACTGCTTGAGGGATTCGCGCAGCGTGGCGAGGTCTTTCTCGACCTGTGCCAGATGGGCTGTGCGGGCTTCGAGCGTGGAATTGCGAAGAGCGAGATCCGCGCTGGCCGCCTGGGCCGCGGTTTCCGCGAAGCGGACGGAGCGCTCGGCGGCGGCGATGGCGTCGCGGGCGGCCGTCAGTTCGTCCCGCGGTTTCTTCGCGGCGGCCTCGGCATCCGTCAGCGCTTTCTTGAGGGCTTCGTCGTCGGCCTTGGCAGCGAGTTCCTCGGTGGCTTTTTTCACCGCGGCTTCTTTTTCATCGGCGGCGGCCTGGGCCTTGGGCAGCGCTTCGTTGGCCTTCGTCAATGCCTCCTGGGCCGTCTTGACCGCGGTGGCACGCTCATCGGATTCCTTTTTGGCCGCCTTGACGGCTTCGTCGGCCTGTCCCTTCTGCGTGGTCGCAATGGTCTTGTCGTCTTCGAGACGCAGGGACTGGCGGGCCAGCCCGGGCGCGGCTGAAAGATTGAATTCAGGGGACTTCGGCGCACGTCGGAGTTCGGCCGAACGTCCGCCTTCGAGGGCGGCGACGCTGAGAAGGTTCTCGACAGCGACGGCGAGCAGTGACGACTTGTCCGGGAACTGAACCTCCGATTTGCCGGGTTTCAGGTCGTCGTTGAACTCGACGACCTTGCCACTGCCCAGCGCAACCACGATTGCCGAGGCGTCTGCCTTCACGGCCAGCTGGAGCACCGGACTGGTCGCGGCAGGGGACGAAGCGGCGGGCTGTTCGAGTTTCGGCGGCAGTTCCATCGGGAGGTCCCAGCGGCGGAGCGAGCCATCGACGTGGCCGGAGAAGAGCCGGTCTCCAGACGCGGAGGCGGCGAGCGCCGTGACCGGCTGGCCCGCGGGCCAGGTGAGCAGGGTTCGCTTCTCGGCCATGTTCCAGAGACTCAACTCGCCAGCTTCTGTGGCGACAACTGCGCGGGCGCCATCGCCGAGCAGGAGAGCGCGGTTGGCGCCCGGGATGGGACCGACTGACGCGGACTGTTCGCCGGTCTCGAGGGCCCAGAGGGCGACGGCTCCGTCGGGCAGGACCGCCAGCAGCTTCAGGCCGTCGGCGCTGAGGGAGGCGGAGCGTGCTTCGCCGCTCAGCGCGATCTGTGAAGAGATGGAATTGCGTTGCCGCTGCCAGATCTTGATTTCGCGATACCCGCCGGACGCTATCAGGTCGCCGTCGGGACTGAATGCGAGTGACGAAACGACATCGAAGTGGGCGACGTCGCGGTCGTAGAGTGGCAGCTGGGAAGGGGTTTTCACCGTGCGGATCAGCGAGTCGCCGAGCTGCGCGATTTCCTCGCCCGTCACGAGATCGAAGACGGCGATGACGTTGGCCCGGCCGAGCGCGGCGAACCGATCCTGCGGACCGAGCGCGAGGGCGAAGGAGGCCTTCATCGTGGAAGGCAGGGCCTGCCAGCCAATGGCCGCGGCGGAGGGGTTCGCCTTTCCGGGCTGAGCGCCTTCGGCGATCCAGCGTTTCATCCGCCCGAGTTCCTGCGGAGTGAGAGCGGCGGCTCCGACGCGATTCGGCAGCGGGGGCATCGCCGGCTCATCGATCCGGGCACAGAGCTGGAAGAGCAGGCTCTTTTCGGGCTGACTGGGGACGACGGCCGGCCCACTGGCGCCTCCTTTGAGGATGCTCGCGACGTCTTCGAGGATGAGGTCGGATTCGTGCGTGGTGCGGCTGTGACAGGCCAGGCACTTCGCTTCGAGAACCGGATAGACGTCGACGTAGAAGTCGGCCGCGCGGTCGGGAGCGGGGTCGCTTGGCTCGATCGGCGCGGCTTGCAGGCTGGAGGAAGAGACCAGAAGGACCGCAGCGAGAACGATGACAGGGCGCAGAAGCATCAGGGCACGACTTTCAGCTGGATCGGAGCATCGACATGCAATGGACCGCAGCGCGCGCGAATGGTGACATTCGACCGCGCTCCGGGCGAGGCATCGGGCGCTGCCTGGAGGGTGAGCTTGAGTTCGGTGACATCGGGCGCTGCCGTGGCGGTCGCAGCCGAGACGCCGGTCCCCGCGCCGGGGACATACAACTCGATTTCGGCGGGACCGGTGTACCCGTTCTGACGCGTGAGCTTCAACACCACGTCGGTTGATTGGCCGACTGGCAGGGCGACGTCTTTGCCGGCGGGTATGTCGACTGCAATGGGCGGCGGGACGATGTTGATGACGAGCGGGGAGGAGACCGCCGTGATTTCGAGTTCCCGGGCGGGCTGGTCGAGTTCGTGAACCCGTTTCTCCGCGGCGGCGCGGTCTGTCTCCAGCTGTGTGACGCGATTGAGGGCTTCGGTCGCTTTCTGTGCGGCGGCCGCCCGCGCCGCTTCGAGCGATGCGATCTCCGTGGAGTTTTCGGTCGCGGACTTCGACGCGGTTTCGAGTGCTTGCGTGGCGGCGGCGCTGACGGCGGTGGCGATCTTCGCCTGGTCGCCGGCTTCCTTCAGGCGCTGCGTGATCTCGTCGAGTGCGAGCCGGGCGTCGCGCCGGGGAATGGCGTTCTTCTGATACTGCACCTTCGAGAGCGCGGTGACGTGGAACGCGA contains:
- a CDS encoding WD40 domain-containing protein; the encoded protein is MLLRPVIVLAAVLLVSSSSLQAAPIEPSDPAPDRAADFYVDVYPVLEAKCLACHSRTTHESDLILEDVASILKGGASGPAVVPSQPEKSLLFQLCARIDEPAMPPLPNRVGAAALTPQELGRMKRWIAEGAQPGKANPSAAAIGWQALPSTMKASFALALGPQDRFAALGRANVIAVFDLVTGEEIAQLGDSLIRTVKTPSQLPLYDRDVAHFDVVSSLAFSPDGDLIASGGYREIKIWQRQRNSISSQIALSGEARSASLSADGLKLLAVLPDGAVALWALETGEQSASVGPIPGANRALLLGDGARAVVATEAGELSLWNMAEKRTLLTWPAGQPVTALAASASGDRLFSGHVDGSLRRWDLPMELPPKLEQPAASSPAATSPVLQLAVKADASAIVVALGSGKVVEFNDDLKPGKSEVQFPDKSSLLAVAVENLLSVAALEGGRSAELRRAPKSPEFNLSAAPGLARQSLRLEDDKTIATTQKGQADEAVKAAKKESDERATAVKTAQEALTKANEALPKAQAAADEKEAAVKKATEELAAKADDEALKKALTDAEAAAKKPRDELTAARDAIAAAERSVRFAETAAQAASADLALRNSTLEARTAHLAQVEKDLATLRESLKQSELQIISAAISVDGLFIATGHSDGIVHLWSSVDGRWLESFSGHSKPVQWLGFAAGSQLVTLDREGGVISWNLKPQWKLAHVLGTPLDSRLDVSTSPLKDRVLSLQFSPDGRLLASGGGEPSRGGEVLLWNVESMSVQRELPDLHSDAVNTLAFSRDGEVLATGSADKFVKLTKVATGEFLRGLEGHTAHVLGLAWSPDGATLVSGGADGAVKVWNTETGEQRKSVNATPGQVTAVASVGLADQIVIATSKGQCQLLERGTGKVIRSFTGASGYVYQVTVTADGKAVIAADENGVLRVWNTANAAVLRELKP